The following are encoded together in the Mesoterricola sediminis genome:
- a CDS encoding type I glyceraldehyde-3-phosphate dehydrogenase, with translation MRIAINGLGRVGRQVLRQALERPDVEVAALNDLGDPGVLAHLARYDSVHGPAAFQAEGRDGALVLDGRPIKLTADPEPGAFRNAGAEVVLECTGRHTSLAAASRHLGGSVRRVLVSAPLAGNGPGLLPGLAPAAPPPPVAGAGCASAHALALLLDVLHDRFGVEAAMATAVESYGNDQRILDLPHADPRMARAAAMSMIPAPTEAAACLAQARPWTRDRLEVLAVRVPTPDVSIVDLGVRLAREATPDAVLEAFRAAARPGLLEILEAPLVSVDLRGRRASCILDPYLTRILSPRFVKVFGWYDNEAAYAARLLDLCGEASR, from the coding sequence ATGCGCATCGCGATCAACGGGCTCGGCCGGGTGGGACGCCAGGTCCTAAGACAAGCGCTCGAGCGTCCCGACGTCGAGGTGGCCGCCCTCAACGACCTGGGCGACCCCGGGGTCCTGGCCCACCTGGCGAGGTACGACAGCGTGCATGGCCCCGCGGCCTTCCAGGCCGAGGGCCGGGATGGCGCCCTGGTGCTGGACGGCAGGCCCATCAAGCTGACGGCCGACCCTGAACCCGGCGCCTTCCGGAACGCGGGCGCCGAGGTGGTGCTGGAGTGCACCGGCCGCCACACGTCCCTGGCCGCCGCCTCCCGGCACCTGGGGGGAAGCGTCCGGCGGGTGCTCGTGTCCGCGCCCCTGGCCGGCAATGGCCCCGGGCTCCTGCCCGGCCTCGCGCCGGCGGCGCCCCCACCCCCGGTGGCCGGCGCGGGCTGCGCCTCCGCCCACGCCCTGGCCCTCCTGCTGGACGTCCTGCACGACCGCTTTGGCGTCGAGGCGGCCATGGCCACGGCCGTGGAGAGCTACGGCAACGACCAGCGCATCCTGGACCTGCCCCACGCCGATCCCCGCATGGCCCGGGCCGCCGCCATGAGCATGATCCCCGCCCCCACGGAGGCCGCGGCGTGCCTCGCCCAGGCCCGCCCCTGGACCCGGGACCGCCTCGAGGTCCTGGCGGTGCGGGTCCCCACGCCCGACGTCAGCATCGTGGACCTGGGCGTGCGGCTCGCCCGGGAGGCCACGCCCGACGCGGTCCTGGAGGCGTTCCGCGCCGCGGCCCGGCCCGGCCTCCTCGAGATCCTGGAGGCGCCCCTGGTCAGCGTCGACCTGCGCGGGCGCAGGGCGAGCTGCATCCTGGACCCCTACCTCACCCGCATCCTCTCCCCCCGCTTCGTGAAGGTGTTCGGGTGGTACGACAACGAGGCCGCCTACGCCGCGCGCCTCCTGGACCTGTGCGGGGAGGCCTCCCGATGA
- the pyk gene encoding pyruvate kinase: MRKTKIVITMGPALLEGDRLASALATADAVRLNASHGDLEGRLDALKRVRAVSLQVGRRIPVLLDLQGPKWRVGAFDGILDLAQGSEGVFVPPGGEGGAGDAWTVPLPHPELFEGARAGQRWLLDDGNLELAVTVAAPGRVRARVVTGGPLKPRKGVHPIGLDVAFDPLTPKDLVDIRWGVEHGVDFFAQSFVRRPEDVRALQSLIRKAGGMQPVIAKIEHPAALDHLPEILDASWGVMVARGDLGVELGVECVPNLQKRIIASARKALKPVITATQMLESMIENAQPTRAEASDVANAIWDGTDAVMLSAESAVGAHPVAAIEWLARIAEDADQHYRPRVGRAEEAVGGRVSHRTDVAVAFAACRTAAEIGARFIVVFTEGGGAARMVSRLAGDIPVVGVTMDLGNARRMGVMRGVQALLVGHSDTADEALAVVETALAGTFGAEPGDKAVFTLGLPLYKEGSTNTLKVVVI, encoded by the coding sequence GTGCGCAAAACCAAGATTGTGATCACGATGGGACCCGCGCTCCTGGAAGGGGACCGGCTCGCCTCGGCCCTCGCCACGGCGGACGCGGTGCGCCTCAACGCGAGCCATGGCGACCTGGAGGGCCGCCTCGACGCCCTCAAGCGCGTCCGGGCGGTTTCGCTCCAGGTCGGCCGCCGCATCCCCGTCCTCCTGGACCTGCAGGGACCCAAGTGGCGGGTGGGCGCCTTCGACGGCATCCTCGACCTGGCCCAGGGCTCCGAGGGGGTCTTCGTTCCCCCCGGCGGCGAGGGCGGAGCGGGCGACGCCTGGACGGTGCCGCTGCCCCACCCCGAGCTCTTCGAGGGCGCGAGGGCCGGCCAGCGCTGGCTCCTGGACGACGGCAACCTGGAACTGGCCGTCACGGTGGCGGCGCCCGGCCGCGTCCGCGCGCGGGTCGTCACCGGCGGGCCCCTGAAGCCCCGCAAGGGCGTGCACCCCATCGGCCTCGACGTGGCCTTCGATCCCCTCACCCCCAAGGACCTGGTGGACATCCGCTGGGGCGTGGAGCACGGCGTCGACTTCTTCGCCCAGAGCTTCGTCCGGCGCCCCGAGGACGTGCGGGCCCTCCAGTCGCTCATCCGCAAGGCGGGCGGCATGCAGCCCGTCATCGCCAAGATCGAGCACCCCGCCGCCCTGGACCACCTGCCCGAGATCCTGGATGCCTCGTGGGGCGTCATGGTGGCCCGCGGGGACCTGGGCGTGGAGCTGGGCGTGGAATGCGTCCCGAACCTCCAGAAGCGGATCATCGCCTCGGCGCGCAAGGCCCTCAAGCCGGTCATCACCGCGACCCAGATGCTGGAGAGCATGATCGAGAACGCCCAGCCGACGCGGGCCGAGGCCTCCGACGTGGCCAACGCCATCTGGGACGGCACCGACGCCGTGATGCTGAGCGCGGAGAGCGCCGTCGGCGCCCATCCGGTGGCCGCCATCGAGTGGCTGGCCCGGATCGCCGAGGACGCCGACCAGCACTACCGGCCCCGCGTCGGCCGGGCCGAGGAGGCCGTGGGAGGCCGGGTCTCCCACCGCACCGACGTCGCGGTGGCCTTCGCGGCCTGCCGCACCGCCGCCGAGATCGGCGCGCGCTTCATCGTGGTCTTCACGGAAGGCGGGGGCGCCGCGCGGATGGTGTCCCGCCTCGCCGGGGACATCCCCGTGGTGGGCGTGACCATGGACCTGGGCAACGCGCGGCGCATGGGCGTCATGCGGGGGGTGCAGGCCCTGCTTGTGGGCCATTCCGACACCGCGGACGAGGCCCTGGCCGTCGTGGAGACGGCCCTGGCCGGGACCTTCGGGGCCGAGCCCGGCGACAAGGCCGTGTTCACGCTGGGGCTGCCCCTCTACAAGGAGGGCTCCACCAACACCCTGAAGGTCGTCGTGATCTGA
- a CDS encoding energy transducer TonB has protein sequence MLRPSPGPAEGLPPTLTPCAVALAAPRPDRVKSLLVACAIYAALGGCVLGTARKISHRPTVAGSGPVVWEMPLEPEARPRPEPVRTTAGGPRPAGFTAVLPRADENVVPDRVTALTDMKDRSHEVAGDPAAPVGPPVIGLPPGPAVPEQPRPDPQPSAPVEISASAVSVLSRVDPVYPSLARLVKAQGPVEMRIIIDAQGVPTDVRVVSGPHPLLTAEAVRVARLWRFRPATFSGQAVPGTFLLTVTFRLER, from the coding sequence ATGCTCCGCCCCAGCCCCGGGCCCGCCGAAGGCCTGCCCCCCACCCTCACCCCCTGCGCCGTGGCCCTGGCGGCGCCCCGGCCCGACCGGGTCAAGAGCCTCCTGGTGGCCTGCGCCATCTATGCCGCCCTGGGCGGCTGCGTCCTCGGCACTGCCCGGAAGATCAGCCACCGGCCCACGGTCGCGGGCAGCGGCCCGGTCGTCTGGGAAATGCCCCTCGAGCCGGAGGCGCGGCCCCGGCCCGAACCGGTGCGCACGACGGCGGGCGGACCCCGCCCCGCGGGCTTCACGGCGGTCCTGCCCCGGGCCGACGAGAACGTCGTGCCCGACCGGGTGACGGCCCTCACGGACATGAAGGACCGCTCCCACGAGGTGGCGGGGGACCCCGCGGCCCCCGTGGGCCCTCCGGTGATCGGGCTCCCGCCGGGGCCCGCGGTCCCGGAGCAGCCGCGGCCGGACCCGCAGCCCTCCGCGCCGGTGGAGATCTCCGCCTCGGCGGTGTCCGTGCTCAGCCGGGTGGACCCGGTCTACCCGAGCCTGGCGCGCCTGGTGAAGGCGCAGGGCCCGGTGGAGATGCGGATCATCATCGACGCCCAGGGCGTCCCCACCGACGTCCGCGTCGTGTCGGGCCCCCACCCCCTGCTCACGGCCGAGGCGGTGCGGGTGGCGCGCCTCTGGCGCTTCCGCCCCGCCACTTTCTCCGGGCAGGCCGTGCCGGGGACTTTCCTCCTCACCGTGACGTTCCGCCTCGAGAGGTGA
- a CDS encoding Spy/CpxP family protein refolding chaperone, producing the protein MRSSALATALAIAALPLAAQDAPRPRPDAQAHAMRPRMEERFAKAVGLTEDQKTKIAAIRQKHQEGAEARRKAAMDARKAFMDAYRGSSASVEDLRKLHRAASDAQMEAMLDHRAQRDEISALLTPEQREKAAHFRGVMEGMMAGRGMGRGHHPGMGPGMGMGPAPR; encoded by the coding sequence ATGAGAAGCTCCGCCCTCGCAACCGCCCTCGCGATCGCCGCCCTGCCCCTGGCGGCCCAGGACGCCCCCCGGCCCCGCCCCGACGCGCAGGCCCACGCCATGCGGCCCCGCATGGAGGAGCGCTTCGCCAAGGCCGTGGGCCTGACCGAAGACCAGAAGACGAAGATCGCCGCCATCCGGCAGAAGCACCAGGAGGGCGCCGAGGCCCGGCGGAAGGCCGCCATGGACGCCCGCAAGGCCTTCATGGACGCCTACCGCGGCAGTTCGGCCTCCGTGGAGGACCTGCGCAAGCTCCACCGCGCCGCCTCCGACGCGCAGATGGAGGCCATGCTGGACCACCGGGCCCAGCGGGACGAGATCAGCGCCCTGCTCACCCCCGAGCAGCGGGAGAAGGCCGCCCACTTCCGCGGCGTCATGGAGGGCATGATGGCCGGTCGCGGCATGGGCCGCGGCCATCACCCGGGCATGGGCCCCGGCATGGGCATGGGCCCCGCCCCCAGGTAG
- the gap gene encoding type I glyceraldehyde-3-phosphate dehydrogenase, with translation MTKIGINGFGRIGRMVFRAAVEHFPDMEIVGINDLLEPEYLAYMLKYDSVHGRFNGEVKVEGTTLVVNGRKIRLTAEKDPANLKWNEVGAEVVIESTGLFLDKETASAHLKAGARKVILSAPSKDDTPMFVYGVNHESYAGQEIISNASCTTNCLAPLAKVVNDAFGIKRGLMTTVHAATATQKTVDGPSKKDWRGGRGILENIIPSSTGAAKAVGKVIPALNKKLTGMAFRVPTSDVSVVDLTCELEKPASMEEIRAALKAAAEGPLKGILAYTDEKVVSTDFRGESCTSVFDAEASIVLDPTFVKLVSWYDNEWGYSCKVLEMARVVAK, from the coding sequence ATGACAAAGATCGGGATCAACGGATTCGGGCGCATCGGGCGGATGGTATTCCGCGCCGCCGTGGAGCACTTCCCCGACATGGAGATCGTCGGGATCAACGACCTGCTCGAGCCCGAATACCTCGCCTACATGCTCAAGTACGATTCCGTGCACGGGCGCTTCAACGGCGAGGTGAAGGTCGAGGGCACCACCCTCGTGGTGAACGGCAGGAAGATCCGCCTCACCGCCGAGAAGGACCCCGCGAACCTCAAGTGGAACGAGGTCGGCGCCGAGGTCGTGATCGAGTCCACCGGGCTCTTCCTCGACAAGGAGACCGCCAGCGCCCACCTGAAGGCCGGCGCCCGCAAGGTGATCCTCTCCGCCCCGTCCAAGGACGACACCCCCATGTTCGTCTACGGCGTCAACCACGAGAGCTACGCCGGCCAGGAGATCATCTCCAACGCCAGCTGCACCACGAACTGCCTCGCCCCCCTCGCCAAGGTCGTCAACGACGCCTTCGGCATCAAGCGCGGCCTCATGACCACCGTGCACGCCGCCACCGCCACCCAGAAGACGGTCGACGGCCCCTCCAAGAAGGACTGGCGCGGCGGCCGCGGCATCCTCGAGAACATCATCCCCAGCTCCACCGGCGCCGCCAAGGCCGTGGGCAAGGTGATCCCCGCCCTCAACAAGAAGCTCACCGGCATGGCCTTCCGCGTGCCCACCTCCGACGTCTCCGTGGTCGACCTGACCTGCGAGCTCGAGAAGCCCGCCTCCATGGAGGAGATCCGCGCCGCCCTGAAGGCCGCCGCCGAGGGCCCGCTGAAGGGCATCCTGGCCTACACCGACGAGAAGGTGGTCTCCACGGACTTCCGCGGCGAAAGCTGCACCTCCGTCTTCGACGCCGAGGCCAGCATCGTCCTCGACCCCACCTTCGTGAAGCTGGTGTCCTGGTACGACAACGAGTGGGGCTACTCCTGCAAGGTGCTGGAGATGGCCCGCGTCGTGGCCAAGTAG
- the recO gene encoding DNA repair protein RecO, with product MISTLSAIVLRPTPFQEGGLVVSFLTEHGERQVGVVKGARKPSAKWVSAFEPLGLVRVSFFGKEHAELKRVTRCELVHSPMTLGHLESSLVAACLADVFDRVAREGVEDDRLYRLLSACGRCLKADPGRALAVLAYAEHWLLHCMGLLPHPRLCGRCGGGEAPLVLFSDEHGWCCAACTPTDPREALPPGTREHLRALRTLPAAESPDPGGSDAARAVTHLLRDRLRRELGNLRSYEVLEKLVV from the coding sequence GTGATCAGCACCCTCTCGGCCATCGTCCTGCGTCCGACCCCCTTCCAGGAGGGGGGACTCGTGGTCTCCTTCCTCACGGAGCACGGGGAGCGGCAGGTGGGGGTGGTGAAGGGGGCCCGGAAGCCCTCGGCGAAGTGGGTCAGCGCCTTCGAGCCCCTGGGCCTCGTGCGGGTGAGCTTCTTCGGGAAGGAGCACGCGGAGCTCAAGCGGGTGACCCGCTGCGAGCTGGTGCACTCGCCCATGACCCTGGGCCACCTGGAATCCAGCCTCGTCGCCGCCTGCCTCGCCGACGTCTTCGACCGGGTCGCCCGGGAGGGGGTGGAGGACGACCGCCTCTACCGGCTCCTTTCGGCCTGCGGACGCTGTCTGAAGGCGGATCCGGGCCGCGCCCTGGCCGTCCTGGCCTACGCCGAGCACTGGCTCCTCCACTGCATGGGCCTCCTGCCCCATCCCCGCCTCTGCGGACGGTGCGGCGGGGGCGAGGCGCCCCTGGTCCTCTTCAGCGACGAGCACGGCTGGTGCTGCGCCGCCTGCACCCCCACCGACCCCCGCGAGGCCCTGCCGCCCGGGACCCGCGAGCACCTCCGGGCCCTGCGGACCCTGCCCGCCGCGGAAAGCCCCGACCCCGGCGGCAGCGACGCCGCGCGGGCCGTGACCCACCTCCTCCGGGACCGCCTGCGCCGGGAGCTGGGGAACCTGCGGAGCTACGAGGTGCTGGAAAAGCTCGTGGTCTAG
- a CDS encoding transglutaminase domain-containing protein, which produces MAAVPRPLPILALTALLVPAWTAQAPREDVRAYRSWIAGEEAGGTDKRAWSGPEGRIIEVRDWIRISRLGVDITQDQTTRAVRRHDGALSFTFELRLSQEPLKGTATWTPAKPLRLVVAFQGMPPREVDLPEGTVLWPGDEDDALKTAARERRPVHLKGYSIATQQPTALDLEPVGPDPLPGFPDALRYRGKAQDGPMAQDVEVWISPREAEVRQSGTFGGIPLLVQRASLPAPAAGAPAEGFFARTLKRVPPHPFLPWLDTVDVAWSGATPPDLPEGGLQTRLGPGRWRLRRAPEPAGPARAERPVTGAPSAEDAPYLEATPLVQFRDPAVAALVRRLGAPAGATRWELAQRVSAFVYDWIQDKDYSVGFASAQEVARHPRGDCTEHGVLAVALLRALGVPARGAVGWIAMEGTLGLHFWAEVKVGGDWVPIDPTFDMAPASAFRLRLGTSALADLGSVGWDNASAAFQDGAWLPVSGWGDEVRIQGDTVFAPGLALRAQGPRWALKDGSLTLDGHPAAAAPRPGPAAGARLLQGSNGRKGWFADGLLYADCGGGRWLRIAGLDQAGALRLLDALETRPR; this is translated from the coding sequence ATGGCCGCAGTCCCCCGCCCCCTTCCCATCCTGGCCCTGACCGCCCTGCTCGTCCCCGCCTGGACCGCCCAGGCGCCGCGGGAGGACGTCAGGGCCTACCGTTCCTGGATCGCCGGCGAGGAAGCCGGGGGCACCGACAAGCGGGCCTGGAGCGGCCCCGAGGGCCGGATCATCGAGGTCCGGGACTGGATCCGCATTTCGCGCCTGGGCGTGGACATCACCCAGGACCAGACCACCCGCGCGGTGCGCCGGCACGACGGCGCCCTCTCCTTCACCTTCGAGCTCCGCCTGTCCCAGGAGCCCCTGAAGGGCACGGCCACGTGGACGCCGGCGAAGCCGCTCCGCCTGGTGGTCGCCTTCCAGGGCATGCCGCCCCGGGAGGTGGATCTGCCCGAGGGGACGGTGCTCTGGCCCGGCGACGAGGACGACGCCCTCAAGACCGCGGCCCGGGAGCGGCGGCCCGTGCACCTCAAGGGCTACAGCATCGCCACCCAGCAGCCCACGGCCCTCGACCTGGAGCCCGTGGGCCCCGACCCCCTTCCCGGCTTCCCCGACGCCCTCCGCTACCGGGGGAAGGCCCAGGACGGGCCCATGGCCCAGGACGTGGAGGTGTGGATCAGCCCCCGGGAGGCCGAGGTGCGCCAGTCCGGGACCTTCGGCGGGATCCCGCTCCTGGTCCAGCGGGCCTCCCTCCCGGCCCCCGCCGCCGGGGCCCCGGCGGAGGGGTTCTTCGCGCGGACCCTGAAGCGGGTCCCCCCCCATCCCTTCCTCCCCTGGCTGGACACGGTCGACGTCGCCTGGTCCGGCGCCACGCCCCCGGATCTGCCCGAAGGCGGCCTCCAGACCCGCCTGGGGCCCGGACGCTGGCGGCTCCGCAGGGCCCCGGAGCCCGCGGGACCCGCCCGCGCGGAACGCCCGGTCACGGGCGCCCCCTCCGCGGAGGACGCGCCCTACCTGGAGGCCACGCCCCTCGTCCAGTTCCGCGACCCCGCCGTGGCCGCCCTGGTCCGGCGCCTGGGGGCGCCCGCGGGCGCCACGCGCTGGGAGCTGGCCCAGCGGGTCTCCGCCTTCGTGTACGACTGGATCCAGGACAAGGACTACTCCGTGGGCTTCGCCTCCGCGCAGGAGGTCGCCCGCCATCCCCGGGGCGACTGCACGGAGCACGGCGTGCTGGCCGTCGCCCTCCTCCGGGCCCTGGGCGTCCCCGCCCGCGGCGCCGTGGGCTGGATCGCCATGGAGGGGACCCTCGGCCTCCACTTCTGGGCGGAGGTGAAGGTCGGCGGCGACTGGGTCCCCATCGACCCCACCTTCGACATGGCCCCCGCCTCCGCCTTCCGCCTCCGCCTGGGCACGTCGGCCCTGGCCGACCTCGGCAGCGTGGGCTGGGACAACGCCTCGGCGGCCTTCCAGGACGGCGCCTGGCTTCCCGTCTCCGGCTGGGGGGACGAGGTCCGGATCCAGGGCGACACGGTCTTCGCCCCCGGCCTGGCCCTCCGGGCCCAGGGCCCGCGGTGGGCCTTGAAGGACGGGAGCCTGACCCTGGACGGCCACCCCGCCGCGGCCGCGCCCCGGCCCGGCCCCGCCGCGGGCGCCCGGCTCCTCCAGGGATCCAACGGCCGAAAGGGCTGGTTCGCGGACGGCCTCCTCTACGCGGACTGCGGCGGGGGCCGGTGGCTCCGGATCGCGGGCCTGGACCAGGCCGGCGCCCTGCGCCTCCTGGACGCCCTGGAGACCCGCCCCCGCTGA
- a CDS encoding helix-turn-helix domain-containing protein, with product MRQMLEELIAELVRMEIPLEIAKRELERVYLEKVLEAHGGNQSAAARALGMHRNTLSKKLEHPMAPLRYPAVNC from the coding sequence ATGCGCCAGATGCTGGAGGAACTGATCGCCGAACTCGTGCGCATGGAGATCCCTCTCGAGATCGCCAAGCGGGAGCTGGAGCGCGTCTACCTCGAGAAGGTGCTGGAGGCCCACGGGGGGAACCAGAGCGCGGCGGCCAGGGCCCTGGGCATGCACCGGAACACCCTCTCCAAGAAGCTTGAACACCCGATGGCTCCGTTGCGGTATCCTGCTGTCAACTGCTGA
- a CDS encoding type I glyceraldehyde-3-phosphate dehydrogenase has protein sequence MIAINGLGRIGRLAARRLALARPNRLCALNDPADLDTVVHLLRFDSIHGDDRPPVLGTRRDGQDYLVMEGREYPLFHETDPAAIPFPAGARVVVEASGRFTARAGAARHLKAGVEHVVISAPSPDADLTVIHPFNGHLLDTARHRVISNASCTAHATAPMLDVLERAFGIAEAGMSTVHVATNDQRLLDLPHKDVRRARAAFMSIIPTTSSAFGALRAALPGLTPGFDGWALRVPCLNVNLVDITAVLDRDVTAEEVNAAFQDAARKRLHGILAVAEDRLVSRDFTGREESVVMDLDLTRVVQGRMVKVFGWHDNEVAYAARLCELVGRI, from the coding sequence ATGATCGCCATCAACGGACTCGGACGCATCGGCCGCCTCGCCGCGAGGCGCCTCGCCCTGGCGCGGCCCAACCGCCTCTGCGCCCTGAACGATCCCGCGGACCTGGACACCGTCGTCCACCTCCTGCGCTTCGACTCCATCCACGGGGACGACCGGCCCCCGGTCCTGGGGACCCGCCGGGACGGCCAGGACTACCTGGTCATGGAGGGCCGGGAGTATCCCCTCTTCCACGAGACCGATCCCGCCGCCATCCCCTTCCCCGCCGGCGCCCGCGTCGTCGTCGAGGCCTCCGGCCGGTTCACGGCCCGGGCCGGCGCCGCCCGCCACCTGAAGGCGGGCGTGGAGCACGTCGTCATCTCCGCGCCCAGCCCGGACGCGGACCTCACGGTCATCCACCCCTTCAACGGCCACCTGCTGGACACCGCGCGCCACCGGGTGATCTCCAACGCCAGCTGCACGGCCCACGCCACGGCCCCCATGCTGGACGTGCTGGAACGGGCCTTCGGGATCGCGGAGGCCGGCATGAGCACCGTGCACGTGGCCACCAACGACCAGCGGCTCCTGGACCTGCCCCACAAGGACGTCCGGCGCGCCCGGGCCGCCTTCATGAGCATCATCCCCACCACGAGCAGCGCCTTCGGCGCCCTTCGCGCGGCCCTGCCGGGCCTGACCCCCGGCTTCGACGGGTGGGCCCTGCGCGTGCCCTGCCTGAACGTGAACCTGGTGGACATCACGGCGGTCCTGGACCGGGACGTGACGGCCGAGGAGGTCAACGCCGCCTTCCAGGACGCCGCGCGCAAGCGGCTCCACGGGATCCTGGCCGTGGCCGAGGACCGGCTCGTGAGCCGCGACTTCACGGGCCGGGAGGAGAGCGTCGTCATGGACCTGGACCTCACCCGGGTCGTCCAGGGCCGCATGGTCAAGGTCTTCGGCTGGCACGACAACGAGGTCGCCTACGCCGCCCGCCTCTGCGAGCTGGTCGGCCGGATCTGA
- a CDS encoding ABC-F family ATP-binding cassette domain-containing protein produces the protein MISFSDVSKQYGRQVLFIDASFQLNPGEKAGLVGPNGAGKSTLFRMIMGEESPDEGTVSVPKKLSVGCFRQEVDEMGGRSVLEEAIAGSGRLGDLHHELAGLERAMADPETEDLEAVIERFGHVQEEYQHLGGYELEARARACLEGLGFAPDQVDGDVGALSGGWKMRVSMAKVLLGRFDVLLLDEPTNHLDIESILWLETYLKNVQATLLMTSHDKDFMNRLVTKIVEIDGGDIVTYSGNYDFYVREREQREANQEAAYARQQAKLAKEQRFIERFSAHAAKAAQVQSRVKALEKIERVEPPRRRRVVKWDFRIPARSGEDVVMLEGVGKAYGSRVLYRDFDFHVRRGERWCVMGRNGAGKSTLLKMVAGALEPDAGTVRLGASLRLGYFAQQSLDLLDPDLTVLEQMMKDFPTEGLGVLRNLLGAFQFSGDDVDKRVRSLSGGEKSRLVMARMLFNPPNFLVLDEPTNHLDLATKEMLVEALRGFEGTMLFVSHDRTFLRGLANRVLELGGDGHDGPVLYPGTYAEYVEATGREAPGVHA, from the coding sequence TTGATCTCGTTCTCGGACGTCAGCAAACAGTACGGACGGCAGGTCCTCTTCATCGACGCCTCCTTCCAGTTGAACCCCGGCGAGAAGGCCGGCCTGGTCGGGCCGAACGGGGCGGGCAAGTCCACCCTCTTCCGCATGATCATGGGGGAGGAATCCCCGGACGAGGGGACCGTGTCCGTCCCGAAGAAGCTCTCGGTCGGCTGCTTCCGCCAGGAGGTCGACGAGATGGGCGGCCGCTCCGTGCTGGAGGAGGCCATCGCCGGCAGCGGCCGGCTCGGGGACCTCCACCACGAGCTGGCCGGCCTGGAGCGGGCGATGGCCGACCCGGAGACGGAGGACCTGGAGGCCGTCATCGAGCGCTTCGGCCACGTGCAGGAGGAGTACCAGCACCTGGGGGGCTACGAGCTGGAGGCCCGGGCCCGGGCCTGCCTGGAAGGCCTGGGCTTCGCCCCGGACCAGGTCGACGGCGACGTGGGCGCCCTCTCCGGCGGCTGGAAGATGCGCGTGTCCATGGCCAAGGTCCTCCTGGGGCGCTTCGACGTGCTGCTCCTGGACGAGCCCACCAACCACCTGGACATCGAGTCCATCCTCTGGCTCGAGACCTACCTCAAGAACGTGCAGGCCACCCTCCTGATGACCTCCCACGACAAGGACTTCATGAACCGCCTGGTCACCAAGATCGTGGAGATCGATGGCGGGGACATCGTGACCTACTCCGGGAACTACGATTTCTACGTCCGGGAGCGGGAGCAGCGGGAGGCCAACCAGGAAGCGGCCTACGCCCGGCAGCAGGCCAAGCTCGCCAAGGAGCAGCGCTTCATCGAACGCTTCAGCGCCCACGCCGCCAAGGCCGCCCAGGTCCAGAGCCGGGTGAAGGCGCTGGAGAAGATCGAGCGGGTGGAGCCCCCCCGGCGGCGGCGCGTCGTGAAGTGGGACTTCCGGATCCCGGCCCGCAGCGGCGAGGACGTCGTCATGCTGGAGGGCGTGGGCAAGGCCTACGGCAGCCGGGTCCTGTACCGGGACTTCGATTTCCACGTCCGGCGCGGGGAGCGCTGGTGCGTGATGGGCCGCAACGGCGCGGGCAAGTCCACGCTCCTGAAGATGGTGGCGGGCGCCCTGGAGCCCGACGCAGGCACGGTCCGCCTCGGCGCCAGCCTCCGCCTGGGCTACTTCGCCCAGCAGTCGCTGGACCTCCTGGACCCCGACCTGACGGTCCTGGAGCAGATGATGAAGGACTTCCCCACCGAGGGCCTGGGGGTCCTGCGCAACCTCCTCGGGGCCTTCCAGTTCAGCGGGGACGACGTGGACAAGCGCGTCCGGAGCCTCTCCGGCGGCGAGAAATCCCGGCTCGTCATGGCCCGCATGCTGTTCAACCCGCCCAATTTCCTCGTGCTCGACGAGCCCACCAACCACCTGGACCTGGCCACCAAGGAGATGCTGGTGGAGGCCCTCCGGGGGTTCGAGGGCACCATGCTCTTCGTGTCCCACGACCGCACCTTCCTGCGGGGCCTGGCCAACCGGGTCCTGGAACTGGGCGGGGACGGCCACGACGGCCCCGTCCTCTACCCCGGGACCTACGCCGAATACGTGGAGGCCACCGGCCGCGAGGCCCCGGGCGTCCACGCCTGA